GCCGCCCTCGCCGAGGCGATGCAGATCATGTCCAGGACCGGGATTGGCCGGATACCGGTGAAGCAGGGGAACGATCTGGTCGGGATCGTCACCAGGACCGATATCATGACGACGCTGGAGATCAAGGAGGCGTGAGGGCGCGGTGGGGGGATCTGTTCCACTCGAAGATCTGATCTAACGAGAACTCGAAGTCCGCCCCTGCCCGGGGGTAATACTCTCTCCGGGTGGAGATGCCACCGCGCCGGGGGTTGCACCCCCGGGCCTCTGCATGCGATTGCCGTGGATCTGCGGGGACGGGCCGGCCCGAGTGTATGCTCATCCTCGCACCGGTCATAGCGTTGGGGAGCAGAAGCCCCGCTGGTAGGGGCGCACCCGACGTACCGTTCAGAATAATTGATCAATCTTAGCCCCCCCAGATCTCGGCCCTCAGCCAGCCTCTATAATTTATTTTTCTGGTTCACGGCGGCCAGAACAACCGCACCCACCAAAAGTACATTCACCGGTATTTTTTGAGGTCATCCGGCAGGAACGGCCCGCCATGTCCGGTATGGATCCGTGCGGGACGCCACGCCAGGATGATCCCGATGCTCCTTTTCGTCTCGTTGATATCGTCTGCAAAGAAGGGCAGGCCCGGTTTTTCGAACGGTATTGATGGCATGATGGCATCGCCCACAATCGCATCCCCGCTGGCGAGGCATACCGAAACCGAACCGGGGGTATGGCCCGGCGTCGGTATGACGGCCCCGTCGATCCCGAATTCCCGAAGATCGAACCGTTCCGAAATGAGAATGTCCGGCTCAACCGGCGGGAACCTGGCCTTCTTCTCACCCCCGAGGAGTGCTCGCATGAACCTGCCGGAGAGACCGGTCGGGTGCAACAGCCCCTGGTATCCGTTTCTGAGTTTTTCTGCATCATCCCGGTGAATGGCAACCTTTGCCCCGGTCATCTCCCTGAGTCTCTGCGCCGAACCAGCATGATCACCATGCCCGTGGGTGAGAAGGATTAAACGGATATCTCCGGGTTCGATTCCCCGTTCCTTCGCCGCATCAAGGATAGCCTCTTCGCTCCCGGGATATCTGGTATCGATAAGAATTGTTCCGTCCTGCCTGACCAGATAGGCATATGCAATTCCCAGCCTGACGGGATAAACCTCAATTGCCGACACTCATCCGCCTCCGTGGTGACAGATGTCCGCCGTCCGGGAAAAATGTATTGAGATGAGGGAGATGGTGAAAAACGTCAGAACCTGACGCAGTGCGTTTTGACCTCCCGCAGGATACTCTCCGGCCCACCCCCCATCTTTTTTTTAAAAAGCGAACTGGTCGTCCAGCGGCGTCTCCCCGGCCACCCGCCTGAAGGCGGCGAGGTCGGCGAAGGGGCGCTTCGCGAGCACCTTCGGCAGGATCTTCTTTCCGATGCCGGGGATGTGGCCGATCGCCGTGTGCGGCAGCGTGTTGATCTCGATCGGTTTCGGCAGGGCGGTGATAGAGCGCATCCCCCACCCGACGACGACGGCGTCGGTGACGGCACCCGCGGGAAGAGCGAGGGGGAAGCCGACCAGGATGGGGTAAGACCCCATCTGCCGCCCAAAACTCGTCCTGCCGCTCACTTCGATCCCGACATCGCGCAGCACGGTGCCCGCGGGAAAGACGCGGCCGAGCATCGGGAGGTCGAACTTCGTCCTCGTCCACTCTTTAAAGGCCCTGAAGGCGGCGTCCTGTTGCCCGAGGGTGTTCTCGTCGTAGGCGCGTGTGCCGGCGAAGGGCATCAGCTGCCTGATGTTCACCCGCCGCACCATCAGGCCGGAGGCGAGCACCTGCTCCAGAAAGGTCCGGTTTTTGTCGTAGGTCAGGGCGGTCTCCCCGGCGAGGCCGCAGACGAAGTTCAGGCCGGGCAGGAGGTCGGGGACGCCGTCCCGGCGGCCGCCGCCGATCTCGTTGACGATCTCGATCGCCCTGAATACATCGTCCGGGAGTGCTTTGAGGTTGTTCGCCCGGATCACCGCAGGGTCGGCGGTCTCCATCCCGAAAGCGGCGACGTCGCCCGGGGTGTGCCCGGCGACGATCGCTGCAAGGGCGGCGCGGCTCTCCTCCTCATAATGGACGATGGTGCCGGGGTTCACGTTGTCGATGTGGAGGGTCAGCAGGTCTGGTGCCGCCGCACGGATCCCTGAGAAGAGGGCCTCGATGAGTTCGGGCCGTGGCCGGGCAAACTCGGCGCCGCCCGCGCTGCCGTAGGCGAGGAGGTCGGGCTGGCGGCCGAGACGGAAGTGGCGGGCCCCTGCGGCGTGGAGCGCCCCGACCTCGGCACTGACCCCGGCCGCAGCGCGGTAGTGGGGCGGGCCGTAGAAGGGTTCGGTACAGAACGAGCAGCCGCCGGTGACCGAGCGGGAGCAGCCCTGCGCTGTCTCCAGCTCGATCATGACGCGAGGGAAGAGCGGGTGCTGTCGCACGACCGGGGCGCCCAGCACGCTCCAGCGGTCGATAGCCGTGTAGTCGGCCTGTCCCGTGGGCTCGCCACCTCCCAGGAGGGAGTCGAGCGCCGCGGAGGGTGAGCCCTGGAGGAGGTGATCGAACCCTGCCGCCGCCGCCCGCACCGCTTTCCTCCCGCCTTCGGCAGCGTAGCCGAAGCCGATCGGCCCGCCCAGCACCTTTTTGGGGCCGCGGATCTGCACCCCGATCTGCGAGAGTTCGGTGAGCGTCGCCGGGGTGCCGGCAAGATACTTCCCCGGCACGGTGACACCGGCGATGACGAGCAGGAGGGCGGCGTCGGAGAACGTCCGCAGGGCCAGGGGGTCTTTGCGCACGGCGTCGATGGTGGTGTACCTGACGGTATAACCGCGCTCGGCGAGCACGCCGGCGCAGTACCTGATGTAGGGCGAGATATAGGGCGGGACGCCGAGGCACGCCGGTTCGTCGACGTAGCCGTCGAGGATGACTGCGTCAGAGGTCATGGCCGAGGAGGGCGAGGAGGCGGCGGGCCCAGATAAGTTTGCCCCGCTTCACCGGGTCGACCGAGGGGTCGTCGAGGTCGAATCCGACAAGACGAACGTCCGCCGCCCCGAGGGCATGGGCGGCGAAGACGGCGCGGTCGCCATCGGAAAACCCACCGAAGTTGTGGATACGCCCGAAGGGTTCGGCCTGTGTCGTCCCGACGATGGGGCCGGAGAACCTGGGCACCCAGGCGCGCAGGAGCGCGATGTTGTCCCCGTGCGCATGAGCGACGACAACTGTTCCCTGCCGGTTCATCTCCGCCAGTGCGTCGGTCGCCCCGTCAAGATCGGTGAAGACGGCGTCCGGGCGGATGCCGCGGGTGTACAGCACCTCGGCGGCGGCGTCCGCTGCGATGACCGCCCCTTTGATCCGGTCGACCTGGCGCGGCAGGCATGGGGCGTTGCCGCAGACCGTGACCGTGCGGCCGCGGCAGAGGGCGTCGAGGGCAGGGAGATCGTCGCGGTCGAGGAGGTCGGCAAGAATGCGGGCGGCCTCCTCGTCGCCGGTCCGGTCAAAGGAGAAGTAGTCCAGGATCTCTTCGTACAGCGGTTCCCAGTCCTCAAACCTCATGTTTCGCCTCGTCCTCCAGCCCGACGATCCTGCGGATCCGCTTCAGGATGGGCTCGATGATCAGGCCGAGGAGTTCCTCCTTGTCCTTGACCATCGAGAAATAGGTGAGCGGGATCACGGCCGCGGCCATGGTCGCATGCCCTCCTGCCTCGCCTATGCCCTTGAACGCCTCTTCGAGCACCTTGCCGATGTGAATCCTGATGTCCCGGTTCCGCGCTGAGAAGATGATGCTGGTGTCGGTGATCCCGTAGATGATGGCGGTGTTCACGCCCTCAAGATTGATGAGGAGATCGGCGGCCTGAGGGATGGCGTCCCGGTTGCGCAGGTAGCCTACGTTGGCGAAGAGATAACCCGAAACGACCTCGCGGTCCTGGATGGCACTGCCAATTACCTCGAGGGTCTCCTGCGATACGGCCGGGGACATGATCTTGTCGAGGATGTCGCGGTCGGTGAGCGGGAGAAGGAATGCGGCATAATTGAAGTCCTGAGGCGTGATGTTACGCCGGAAGTCCCGTGTGTCCGCCCTGATGCCGTACAGGAGGGCGGTCGCCACCTTCGTATCGACCGGGATGTCGAGTTCCTGAAGATACTGTGTCATCACCGAGGCGGTCGCCCCCATGCCCGGCCTGATATCGACGAAATCGACCTTGGAGGTGTCGTGGGTGCCGTTTTTATGGTGGTCGATGATGATGTTCACGCGGGCGTCCTTACCGAGGGCGTTGTTCACGCCTGGCCCCGAGGAGTCTACAAGGGCAAGGTGGTCGCAGGCCGAAAGGAGTTCCGGCGTGATCTGCTCCATCTTGATGTCGAGGAGGTTGACAAAGGCGCGGTTCTCCTGGTGGCCGATGGTGCCGTCGTACAGGATACGCGAGACGAGTTTGCCGCCGCTGGCGTCGTGCGCGATCACCGCCAGCGCCATGGCGCTTGATACTGAATCGGGATCAGGGTTGGTATGAGCGATGATCCCAAGGGTCCCCTCCCAGGATCCGAGCAGAGTATAGAGGCGCCGTGCGATGCGCGACGATGATAGCCTCCTGATCCGCAGCACGGCGGTCTTGGCGATCACCTCCTGCGGGTATAACACCACATCGGCGCCGGCGGCCTCGAGCTGGTTCTTGCTCACCGGATCGGTTGCGCGTGCGATCAGGTGGGCGGATGGATATTTCGCCTTGGCGGTCCTGACGACGGCGAGGTTTGCGTCCTTGTCGTTTGAAAGAACGAAAATGACTTCGGGCACAGGCAATTCGTCAAGCGCTGCCGGATCCTTGAGTTCCCGGACGATCGCCTGATATTTCTGATCGAGCAGATCCTGCACTCTTTTCTCATCTTTATCAAGAATGAGGATTGAATCGGTCTCTTTGAGGAGTTCCTCAACGACGTTGTATCCTGTGCTCCCGCAGCCGCATATGAGGTATTTGATCTTCCCGGACGACCCGGTCTGAGCTGCATCGGCCATCGCAGTCTTGTGTGATCTTTCGGGATAATTAACCATCGCCGCAACCTTTATATCGAAATTAGGCTAACATAGTATGGTCAAAGCACAGGGGCCTGTAGCTTAGTTTGGCATAGCGGCGGACTCTTAATCCGCAGGCCAGGGGTTCAAATCCCTTCAGGCCCGTTCTTTCTGTTCTGAAAAATTCTTTGTGCCTGAGTTCGATCTGATCGCATTTCTGTCCGCTCTTTTGCCTGCATCTCTGATCCGTTCGTGTATTTTTCAAGACCGACTGCGGTGCGGCATACACCGCCGGGCAGCGTTGGGCCTCGCTGGAGAAGGTGGTTCGGGGAAGACGGGTGGTTCTGAAAAATATGCTGTCCACTCACGCGAGAGGCCGCGATGAAACCGGGCCCTGTTCTAATCCCTGAGATCTTCGCGGAAATATGCGTCTTTTCGCGCCTAATCGCGTGAACCTTTCCCGGAAAATCATGTGACTGTCCTGAAACGCTTCTCGTCCCTTCTCTCATGTACTCCATCCCGGGTCGCCTGAGCAGGGTCGGGTGAAGGTGTCCTGACCTCCCACACAAGGGAGCGAAGAGCATTATTTCCCGACCGCCACCAGCATCTCCTCAAGGCTCGGGTAGCGCGACTCGATCCGCTCCACCGTCCCACCGGCCGCCGCCACGGCCGCGGATACCCGGTTCATTCCGGCGACATCGCCGGCTGCAGCCATGTAGATGCCGTCGGATCGTGTATAGGCCAGGGAGGGTTCAAGGGCGCTCGCGTTTGGGATGGTGAAATAGACCTCGTAGGTGAGGGAGCCGAACCGCTCCCTCAGGTCCCGCATCGTGCCGAAGGCCTCGATCCGGCCCCGCCTCAGGATCATCACCCGGTCGCAGATCTCCTCGATCTGGTAGAGGTTGTGCGCCGAGAGCACGATCGTCCTCCCTTCGGCGCGCAGCTCCCTGAGATACTCTCCGATAAACCGCCCGGTCATCGGGTCGAGCCCGGACGAAGGCTCGTCATAGACGAGGAACCGGGGATCGTGTAGCAGGGAGCGTGCGATCGCCACCTTGCGCCGCATTCCTTTCGAGAGCTCGCCGATCTTCTTCTCGCCGGCGTCGAGAGAGAGGGAGGAGAGGAGGCGCCCGCTGCGTTCACGGATCTCCCCGCCTGAAAGCCCATAGATCTCGCCGAAGAAGGCGAGGTAGTCGGCGACCCTCATTGTCTCGTACAGGCGCGACTCCTCAGGGAGGTAGCCGAGGGTCTGCTTCAGGGCGTGCGGGTTTCTGACCACATCGACGCCGGCGATCGCAAGGCTTCCCGTGGTCGGGGACGAGAGCCCGGAGAGGATTTTCAGGAGCGTCGTCTTCCCGGCCCCGTTGTGCCCCACAACCCCGAGGATCTCTCCTTCTCCGAGATCAAAACTCACGCCGTCGAGGGCCCTGAACGCCCCGTAGTCCTTCACCAA
Above is a window of Methanofollis tationis DNA encoding:
- a CDS encoding MBL fold metallo-hydrolase, translated to MSAIEVYPVRLGIAYAYLVRQDGTILIDTRYPGSEEAILDAAKERGIEPGDIRLILLTHGHGDHAGSAQRLREMTGAKVAIHRDDAEKLRNGYQGLLHPTGLSGRFMRALLGGEKKARFPPVEPDILISERFDLREFGIDGAVIPTPGHTPGSVSVCLASGDAIVGDAIMPSIPFEKPGLPFFADDINETKRSIGIILAWRPARIHTGHGGPFLPDDLKKYR
- a CDS encoding radical SAM protein; its protein translation is MTSDAVILDGYVDEPACLGVPPYISPYIRYCAGVLAERGYTVRYTTIDAVRKDPLALRTFSDAALLLVIAGVTVPGKYLAGTPATLTELSQIGVQIRGPKKVLGGPIGFGYAAEGGRKAVRAAAAGFDHLLQGSPSAALDSLLGGGEPTGQADYTAIDRWSVLGAPVVRQHPLFPRVMIELETAQGCSRSVTGGCSFCTEPFYGPPHYRAAAGVSAEVGALHAAGARHFRLGRQPDLLAYGSAGGAEFARPRPELIEALFSGIRAAAPDLLTLHIDNVNPGTIVHYEEESRAALAAIVAGHTPGDVAAFGMETADPAVIRANNLKALPDDVFRAIEIVNEIGGGRRDGVPDLLPGLNFVCGLAGETALTYDKNRTFLEQVLASGLMVRRVNIRQLMPFAGTRAYDENTLGQQDAAFRAFKEWTRTKFDLPMLGRVFPAGTVLRDVGIEVSGRTSFGRQMGSYPILVGFPLALPAGAVTDAVVVGWGMRSITALPKPIEINTLPHTAIGHIPGIGKKILPKVLAKRPFADLAAFRRVAGETPLDDQFAF
- a CDS encoding 6-hydroxymethylpterin diphosphokinase MptE-like protein, translated to MRFEDWEPLYEEILDYFSFDRTGDEEAARILADLLDRDDLPALDALCRGRTVTVCGNAPCLPRQVDRIKGAVIAADAAAEVLYTRGIRPDAVFTDLDGATDALAEMNRQGTVVVAHAHGDNIALLRAWVPRFSGPIVGTTQAEPFGRIHNFGGFSDGDRAVFAAHALGAADVRLVGFDLDDPSVDPVKRGKLIWARRLLALLGHDL
- a CDS encoding DHH family phosphoesterase, which encodes MADAAQTGSSGKIKYLICGCGSTGYNVVEELLKETDSILILDKDEKRVQDLLDQKYQAIVRELKDPAALDELPVPEVIFVLSNDKDANLAVVRTAKAKYPSAHLIARATDPVSKNQLEAAGADVVLYPQEVIAKTAVLRIRRLSSSRIARRLYTLLGSWEGTLGIIAHTNPDPDSVSSAMALAVIAHDASGGKLVSRILYDGTIGHQENRAFVNLLDIKMEQITPELLSACDHLALVDSSGPGVNNALGKDARVNIIIDHHKNGTHDTSKVDFVDIRPGMGATASVMTQYLQELDIPVDTKVATALLYGIRADTRDFRRNITPQDFNYAAFLLPLTDRDILDKIMSPAVSQETLEVIGSAIQDREVVSGYLFANVGYLRNRDAIPQAADLLINLEGVNTAIIYGITDTSIIFSARNRDIRIHIGKVLEEAFKGIGEAGGHATMAAAVIPLTYFSMVKDKEELLGLIIEPILKRIRRIVGLEDEAKHEV
- a CDS encoding ABC transporter ATP-binding protein; translated protein: MIAARNLVKDYGAFRALDGVSFDLGEGEILGVVGHNGAGKTTLLKILSGLSSPTTGSLAIAGVDVVRNPHALKQTLGYLPEESRLYETMRVADYLAFFGEIYGLSGGEIRERSGRLLSSLSLDAGEKKIGELSKGMRRKVAIARSLLHDPRFLVYDEPSSGLDPMTGRFIGEYLRELRAEGRTIVLSAHNLYQIEEICDRVMILRRGRIEAFGTMRDLRERFGSLTYEVYFTIPNASALEPSLAYTRSDGIYMAAAGDVAGMNRVSAAVAAAGGTVERIESRYPSLEEMLVAVGK